The Enhydrobacter sp. sequence ACCTTCTGCCCCTTGCCGGTCTTGGCGCGGTCCATCAGGGCCGCGAGCACGCCGACGGTGCTGAGCAGCGCCGAGCTGAAATCGACATACGGCGTGTTGGCGCGGGTCGGCACCTTGCCGTCGCCCGAGAGATACATGGCGCCCGACATCGCTTGGCCGATCGTGTCGAAGCCGACGCGGGTCGCATAGGGGCCCTCCGAGCCGAAGGTCGAATTGGTGGCGAGGATGATGCGTGGATTGATGGCCGAGAGGGACTCGTAGTCGATCCCCATCTTCTGCAGGTCTTCATAGGGCAGGTTCGCGATCACCACGTCGGAGACGGCGACCAGCTTCCGGACGATCTCGCGGCCGGCGGGCTTCATCGGGTTCAGCGTGAGGCCGAGCTTGTTGCGGCCCATCTGGAGGAACATGGCGCCTTCGCCGCCTTGCACGACCGGCGTCACCCAGCGGTCCTCGCTGCCGTCGAGCTTCTCGATGCGGATCACCTCCGCGCCGAGATCGCCCAGCATGGTGCCGCAGAAAGGACCGGCGATGTACCGGCCGAAATCGAGAACGCGAATGCCTTCCAGGACCCCTGCCATCAACTTCCGCCTCGCTGCTGATCAGGCCGCGCGAACGCGGCGGACGAGCAATAGCGCGACAGCGAGGGTGGGGACAAGAATGGCCAGGGCCAGAAGCTCCATCGCCGCATTGCCAAGCGGCATGAAGCCGCCGCCGGGCGTGGCGAGAACCAGCCCGCCCACGATCAGCAGCACCCGGACCGGCCACTCGAGGATGCCGACGGTCTGCAGGTTGCCGATGCCCGCCTGGTAGCCCTGGATGCCGCCGCAGATGAACATCGTGCCGATCAGCGCCGTCACGACGAGGTAGACGGCCTCGAGGTAGGGCACCGGACCGCCCGGCGCCGCCTGCAACACGAGGGCCGGATTGGCGACGAAGAAGAACGGGATGAAATAGATGATGCAGCCGACCCACATCGATTCCCAGCCGGTCTTCATCGCCGGCGCTCCGGCGATGCCGGCGGCGGCGAACGAGGCGATGGCGACCGGCGGCGTGATCGAGGACAGCATGCCCCAGTAGAAGATGAACATGTGGACGGCCATCTTGTTCATGCCGAGCTTTTCGAGCGCCGGCCCGACCAGGATGGCGAGGAAGATGTAGCAGGCCGTCGTCGTGAGGCCGAGGCCCAGGATCAGGCTGGTGATGGCGCACATCGCGAGCAGCAGGAGGGCGTTGCCGCCGGCCAGGGCGAGGAGATCGTTGGCCAGCGAGGCGATGACACCGGTCAGCGAGAAGGCGCCGATCAGGAGGCCGCAGCCCGCCAGGATGCCGACCAGCTCGACGAAGGTCCGCCCGTTGGCCTCCAGGAAGCGGGCGTAGCGCGCCAATCCCCAGCGCTTCTCGCCGAACGCCTCGTTCAGCACCACCAGAAGCAGCATGCCGCCCAGCATCGGCATCAGGAGCGCGTTCATCCAGGCATCGAAGAGTGCGTCGGCCGGTGTGGCCGCCGGCAAGGCGAACACCTTGGCGAGATCGTCGCTGCGCGCGGTCATGACCGCGGTCGCGATCACGGCGACAACGAGGTTGATCGTGTTGACCGGCCGCCAGCGGCCCGGCTGCTCCCATTGGTTCAGCACCAGCAGCAAGGCGGTCGCGTAGAAGGGCGCATGGCTCTCGCGCTTGAAATAGAGCAGCATCACGATCAGCACGACCACGACGAAGGCGAAGTACCAGCCCTCCCGGAAAGTCTGCCGGAGGCTCGGCAGCTCGCGCCTTTCGAGGCCGCGCAAGCCGTGCCGGGCGGCATAGGCATCGACCTGCATGAACAGGCCGGCGTAGTAGAGCAGAGCCGGGATGATTGCCGCGATGGCCACCTCGGCATAGGTCGTGCCCATGAACTGCGCCATCACGAAGGCCGTGGCGCCCATCACCGGCGGCGCCAGCACCGCGCCGGTCGAGGCGCAGGCCTCGATCGCTCCGGCATAGGAGGCGCGAAAGCCCGTCCGCTTCATGGTCGGGATGGTCATGGTGCCGGCGGTCAGCACGTTGCTGACGATGCTGCCCGACATCATGCCGAGCAGCCCGGAGGCGAAGATGCAGACCTTCGCGGCGCCGCCGCGGAAGGTGCCGCAGAGGGCGAAGGCGAGGTTGATGAAGAATTTGCCGGCGCCGGTCATCATCAGCGCGGTGCCGAAGACCAGGAAGCCGATCACCACGTCGGCGAAGGCCTGGATGGGAATGCCGAGCAGGCTCTCGGTCGAGAGCATGTGATAGGCGGTGGCTTGCTGCAGCGTCGATTGGTTGCCCTTGAGCGGCCCCAGCCACTCGGCGCCGGCGAACAGCGGATACACGGTGAAAGGCAGGACGCTCAGCAGCAGGCTCCAGCCGCCGGTCCGGCGCAGCGCCTCCATCAGCACCATCCACATGAAGTAGCCGGACCAGATGATCGGCTCCGGCGGCTCGCCGAACTCCCATCCGAGCTCGGCCGCCTTGCGGATGTTGAGCATGAGATAGAACGAGACCGCCGCGGTGCCGGCGAACAGGGCAACGTCGTACCACGGGATGCGCTCGACCGACGCCTTCGGGTTCCCCGGGAAGATCACGAAGGTGAAGGGCAGCATGCAGAGGATGAGCAGGTAGAAATATTCCGTGTTGAGCGGCGTGAAGCCGACGAAGAAGCGCAGCCCGAACTGCTGATTGATGCAGAGGAAGATCGTGACCCCGGTCAGGGCGACCAGCGCCCAGCGCCAGGCGCCGGCGAGGGTGCGGACCCGCAGGGTCTCGGCTTCCGCCGGACCGGCCTGATGAGGGTCGTCGAACACGACCTTCGCCTTTGCGACATCCGCCATCTCGACGTCCCCCTTCAACGGCGCGGCATCACTCGAAGACGACGTCGAGCCCCGCCTGCTGCAGCGTCTGCTTGCGCCGGGCGAGCCAGGCCTTGCGGAAAGCCTCCCGGTCGTCCGGCGGATTGGACTCGAGATGCTCGGCCCATGCCTTTGTCAGACGATCCTGCCGCGCCACCAGCGCATCGTTGTGCTTCTGCACCTCGGCCGTCCAGACACCGGCCTCCTTCAGCGCCTTGATCGCGCCATCGTGGAACGGCACCACCCAGTCGAGCTTCTGCCGCTTGACCTCGAGGCCGGCCGCGCCGGGAGCGCCGTCCTTATAGAGGTCGTAGTCGGCGATCATGGACCGGGTGATGGCGTAGGCGAGGTCCGTTGGCAGCCTGTCGTAGGCCATGAAGATCGGATAGGGGAAGCCCGCCATCTCGGCCGGCGCCTGCGGCGACAGCCCGGCGGAGCCGCAGGTGACCATGTGCGGCGAGATGAACGGGCTCACCTTGCGCAGGCGCGCCCATCCCGCCTTGTCGCCGTGCGGGGTGCGCATCCAGACGAGGCCGCGCGGCGAGCTGTCGACCTCCCTGGGCTGGGCGGAGAGGGTCGAGGCGAAGGCGGCGTCGGCCTCGTTGTTCAGCACGCCCTTCCACATGGCGCCGTAACTCGCGAACTCGACCAGCTTGACGTCGGCCGCCGAAAGTCCGCCGAAGGCCAGCATGCCAAGCGCGTTCTGGTTCAGCGCCGGCGAGCCGACCACCATTCCGACGCGCTTGCCACGCAGCCCCTTGAGCTCGGTCACGCCGGTATCCTTGGCCACGCCGAGCGCCGCACCGTTGCAGTCGTTGGAGTGCAGGAGCTGGCGCAGCCTTTGCGGGCCCCAGTCGCGCAGCCCGAACTCGAACACGCCTTCCTGGGCGAAGTAGGTGCCCGTCCCGTTGGCCGCGACCTGCGCCCTGCCGGCCTTGACCGGCGCCAGCCGGGCCACATCGTTGCCCGCGGGCAGAACGCGCAGGTCCGAGCCGTGGCGCTGCTTGAAGGCCTTGCCCACAGCGACCGCGATGTTGAAGCCGGAGGAGCCGGTGTCGTAGGCGGTGAACGTCAGGGTCGCAGGCAGCTTGGCATCCTCCGCCTCGGCGCTTGCAATCGTTGCCGACAATGCCACCAGCGCCAGGGCGAGGATTCGGATCATGCCCGCCTCCTATTCGAAGACCACGTCCATGCCGGCTTTTTTCAGCGCCTCGGCCCGGGCCTTGAGCCAGCCCCCGGCGAACGCCTTGTCGTCCGACGGAGCCGAGCCGCGATAGGCCTTCCAGGCATCCATCATGACCTTCTGGCGGGCGATCAGTCCGTCATTGTGCTTCTGCGCGGCATCGGACCAGACGCCCTTCTCCTTGAAGGCCTGGATCGCCCCCTCGTGGTACGGCACCACCCAGGTGAAGTTCTGGAGATCGAGCGCCATCCCGTCGGCGCCCGGCGCTCCCGCCTTGTAGCCGTCGTAGGTGTCGATCATGGTCTTGGTGATGGCGTGGATCGTGTCGGCCGGCCTGTCGGCATAGGTCATGAAGATCGGATAGGCGTACGACGCCATCGTCACCGGATGATCCGGCGACAATCCGCCGGCGCCGCAGGTTGCCTTCTGAGCCACGAAGTAGGGCGCCCGCTTGTGGATGCGCGCCCAGCCTTCCTTGTCCTCGGTCGGCATGGCCGGCCAGGTGATGCCGCGCGGCGAGCTGTCGGCCTCCTTGGCCTGACCCGAGATGGTCGAGGAAAGCGCCACGTCGGCCTCGTTGTTGATGATGCCCTTCCACATGGCGTTGTTCGACGAGAACTGGACCAGCGTGACGTCCTTCTCGGTCAGGCCGCCGAAGGAGATCAGCGCCAGCACGCCCTGGGTGAGCGCCGGTGAGCCGACCACGATGCCGACCCGCTTGCCCTTGATGTCCTTCACTTCCTTGACGCCGGTATCCTTGGCGACGGCGAGCGAGAGCCCGTTGCATGCGGTGGCGGCCATGATGAGCCGCGCCGGCTGTGGGCCCCAGCTCTTCGAGCCGAACTCGAACATGCCTTCCTGGGCGAAATAGGTGCCGATGCCCATCTGCGAGATGACGGCGCGATTGGCTTTGACCGGGGAAAGCCGGCCGGTATCGTTGCCCGACGGCAGGATGCGTACGTCGGACGAATGCGCCTGCTTGAACTGTTGCCCGATCGCGACGGCGATATTGAAGCCCGAGGAGCCCGTGTCATAGGCCGTCCACGACATCTCCTTCGGCATGTCGGCGAAGGCCGGGATCGCAAAGTTGGTGAATGCGCACAGAGCGGCGCCCGTCAGGGCCTGCCGTAGCTTCATGGACTCCTCCCTCGGTGCGCCTTGTGGCCGGCGCTAGAAGGGGGTCATGTTGCCAAGGGTACAGTCGTTGTGCAATCGAAGAACTCGTTGGGCTTGAGGAAGAACGCCAGCACGAGACAGCCCTCGTCGGTCCAGGCATCGTGCCGGCTGCCGGGGCGGCGCCACACATAGTTGCCCGCGGTGCAGACGCCCTCATGATCGATCAGCGATCCTTGCAGGACGTAGCTCTGCTCCAGGGCCACATGTTCGTGGAGCGGCAGCCGAGCACCTGGCGCCCAGCGCATCAGCACGGTCGACATGCCGGTCGCCTTGTTCTCCATCAGCACCTTGGACTCGATGCCGGGAAAGCGCGTCGGCATCCACGGCAGGCCCGCCACCGCGACGTAGGTCGAGTCCGGCACGGTGCCGGCCGACCCCGTCTCGGCGTTCATGCCGCCGCCTTCTGTGCAGCCTTCTGCTTGGCCGCCTTGAGCGTGCCGCCGCGCATCACATGGCCGGGCAAGGGGCGTCCCACGATCTGCTCGGCGAGTTTGGCCACCTCGATCAGCCGCTCGACGTCGAGGCCGGTCTCGATCCCCATTTCCTCGCACATGTAGGCGAAGTCCTCGGTGCAGATATTGCCGGCGGCGCCCTTGGTGGCGGCGAACGGGCAGCCGCCCAGGCCGGCGACCGAGGCGTCGAACTTCGTGACGCCCAGCCTCAGCCCGGCATAGGCTGAGGGCAGGCCGGTGCCGCGCGTATCATGCAAATGCAGCGAGATCTCGAGCTCGGGCCACCTGTTGCGGATGGCGCCGATCAGGCGCTCGACCGACTGCGGCGTCGCCCATCCCATGGCGTCCGTGAGCTTCACGCCCGTCAGCTTGAAGCCGGCCAGCTCCGCTTCGTCGAGGATCTGCTGGCAACGCTGCAGGATCAGCTCGGTCGACAGCTCGCCCTCGTAGTTGCAGCCGAACGCGCCCAGCACGACACCCCATTTCACCGGCATGCCGCGATCCTTGAATGTCTTGAGCGACAGCCGCTGCTCGACCAGCGAATCGGCGACGGACTTGCCGATGTTCTTGCGCGAGAAGGTCTCCGACGCGGTGATGCGCACGCTGCCCTCAACATCGAGCGGGCCGCGCAGCGCGCGCTCCAGGCCCTGCTGGTTGAGATAGAGCGCGCTGTAGTGGATGCCAGGCTTGCGATGGATCGCCGCCGCCACCTCCTCGGCGTCCGCCATGGTCGGCACGCGCTTGGGATTGACGTAGGACACGCAGGCGATGTGGGTGAGACCGGTTTCCGCCAACGCCTCGATCAGGCGCACCTTGTCGGCGACCGGGATCATCTTCTTCTCCGATTGGAAGCCCTCGCGAGGGCCTTCTTCGTCGATGGTCACGCGCTTGGGCAGGTCGGCCATGGCTACACTCCTTCGAGGATCAACCTTCTTCTTCCTGGAACGCCTTCTCGCGGGCCCGCTTGATGTTCGGCAACGCCATCAGCAGCAGGAGGATCGCGGTGGCGATCAGCAGACCGAGACTGATCGGCCTCGTGATGAAGACTGACGCATCGCCACGCGAAAGCAGCATGGCGCGTCGGAAATACTCCTCCATTTGCGGCCCGAGCACCAGTCCGAGCAGGAAGGGTGCGCCCTCGCATCCCAAGCGCGAGAAGATGTAGCCCATGATGCCGAAGATCGCGACCTGATACACATGGAATGTGCTGTTCGCGAGGCTGTAGGCGCCGATGGAGCAGAACAGCAAGATCGCCGGCGCCAGGAAACGGTAAGGCACCGTCAGCAGCTTCACCCACATGCCGATCATCGGCAGGTTGATGATGACCAGCATCAGGTTGCCGATCCACATCGAGACGATCATGCCCCAGAAGAGGTCCGGCTTCTTTGTCATCACCTCGGGCCCCGGCTGGATGCCCTGGATGATCATGGCGCCGACCATCAAGGCCATTACGGCGTTCGACGGGATGCCGAGCGTCAGCATGGGGATGAACGATGTCTGCGCCGCCGCGTTGTTGGCCGATTCCGGCGCCGCCACGCCCTCCACCGCACCCTTGCCGAATATCTCGGGAGTCTTCGAGATCTTCTTCTCGAGCGTGTAGGACGAAAAGGCGGCCAGGGTCGGGCCGCCGCCGGGCAGCACACCGAGGATCGAGCCGAGGCCGGTCCCCCGGAGGGCGGCCGGGATGGCACGGCGTATCTCCTCGCGCGTCGGCCACAGCGACGCGACCTTGATCGTACCCGAGCGTGTCAGCTTGCGTTCGAGGTTGACGACGATCTCGGCGATGCCGAACAGGCCCATCGCCACCGGTGCAAAATCGATGCCGTCGCTCAACTCCGGAATGTCGAAGGTGAAACGCTGTGCACCGGTGTTGACGTCGGTGCCGACCAGCCCGACCAACAGGCCGAGGAAGACCATGGCGATCGCCTTCATGACCGACCCGCTCGCCAGGATGACCGCGGCCACGAGGCCGAGCGCCATCAGCGAGCAGTAGTCCGACGGCCCGAACTTCTGGGCCATCTGGGTCAAGGGCTCGGCGAACAGCACGACGATGACGGTGCCGACCGTGCCGGCGAAGAAGGAGCCCAGCGCCGAGACCGACAGGGCGGCGCCCGCGCGTCCGTTGCGGGCCATCTGGTAGCCGTCGATGCAGGTGACGACGGACGAGGACTCGCCGGGCAGATTGACCAGGATCGATGTCGTGGAGCCGCCGTACGCGGCGCCGTAGTAGATGCCCGCCAGCATGATCAGGGCGGAGACCGGCGGCAGGTGGAAGGTGATGGGCAGCAGCATGGCGATGGTCGCCGTCGGGCCGATGCCCGGCAGCACGCCGATCAGCGTGCCGACCATGCAGCCGATGAAGGCATAGAGCAGGTTCTGCAACGAAACAGCGACCTGCAGGCCGAGCGCAAGGTGGTCGAACATGGCCATGTCACCAGATCCCGTTCACGATGGCGACGTTCATGCCGAGCCCGACCTTGAAGACGAGGATGCAGAGGATCGCCAGGACCACGATGTTGCCGATGACTTCGGTCAGCTTGAATTCGCTGCCGCCGAGCGAAGCGAGGAGGACGAGCGCGATCAGCGCGGGGAGCAGACCGGTCCTCTCGAACAGCAGCCCAAAGACGACAACGCCGATCGTCACCATCGCGATCGGCCGCAATCTCGGCGTTTCAACGGGCTCGCCGCCCTTGAGCATGGCGATGCCGGCAATGATCAACCCGAGCACCATCAGGATATAGCCCAGCATGTTCGGGACGTATCCCGGTCCCATGCGCACCGGCGTTCCGACGGCAAGATGGCGGCCGAAAAAAATCGCCGCCAGGCCGAAGGCGATGAACATCACCCCGGACAAGAAGTCCTTGCTCAGGAATCGACTCAAACGATGCCTCCCCGTCGTCTACATATCGCGATATTGGGTCCGGTGACCGGGACCTGCCTGACACTCCGGCAACCTCACCCAGCCGCAAGTTGCGTCGCCGATATGCATGTCAGCAGCGGCTCCGTCCAGCCTTTCGTCCACGAGGCGCGGCGCGGCCGCAAGCGGTAGCCAGCGCCCGCTGTGTCGCATGCCGGCATGCAAACGGGCAATGATCGGCAGTCGTGCAGGACCACGATTCCGCGCTGGTCGGTCGTTCAGCCGGCGGTTTTCGGCGTATTGCATGCCTGCGAACGGACGAGCAAACTCCGCCCGGGTAAACGCCCGTTCAGGAGCTCTTGGTGGCGAGAAAAGGCGCAGATTATATCGGCACGATGGCGGTGCAGGAGAAGCACCGCTTCGACGTCCAGGCCCTGGTCCGCTTCATGGCGGCCCGGGTGGCGGGCTTTGTGGAACCCTTGCAGGTGGAGCAGTTCAAGGGTGGGCAGTCGAATCCGACTTATCGCCTGACCGACGGCGGAGGCCGCCGCTACGTCCTGCGCCGCAAGCCCCCAGGCAAGCTCCTGCCCTCGGCCCACGCGGTCGATCGCGAGTTCCGCGTCATCTCGGCCCTGAACCGGACCAACGTGCCGACTCCGCGGGCGTACGCGTTGTGCGAGGACGACAGCGTTATCGGAACGGCGTTCTACATCATGGAATATTGCGACGGCCGGGTGCTGTGGGACCCGTTGCTGCCGGAGGTCCCGAAGGAGGGCCGGCTTGCCATCTACAGGGCGAAGTTCGAGACGCTCGCGAAGCTGCATGCCGTCGACTATGTAGCGTTGGGCCTGGCGGACTTCGGCCGTCCGGGCAGCTATGTGGCACGGCAGATCTCGCGCTGGGGCAAGCAGTACAAGGCGTCGGAGACGGAGAAGATCGAGTCGATGGACAAGCTTCTCGACTGGCTGCCGGCGCATCTGCCGGCCGGCGACCAGACGGTGCTGGTGCACGGCGACTATCGCCTCGACAACATGATCTTCCACGCCGCCGAGCCGCGCGTGCTGGGCATCATCGACTGGGAGATCTCGACCCTGGGCGATCCCCTGGCCGAGCTGTCCTATCTCTGCATGCTGTGGCGCACGCCCAGGGATTGGGGTGGCCTCGACGGCCATGACCTCCAGGCCCTCGGCCTGCCGACCGAGCGGGAGATGGTCGCCTACTATTGCGATCTGTCGCGGCGAGTTCCGCCCGACCCTGGTCTTTGGGAATTCTACATGGCCTACAATCTCTTTCGCGTCTCCTGCATCAGGCAGGGCGTGTATGCGCGGTCGCTCGACGGCACCGCGTCGAACATCCGGGCCGCGGACTCCGGCAAGCTGGTACGGCCGGCCGCCGATCTCGCCTGGAGGCTCGTGTGCGACATGGCCGGAGCCACGCCATGATCCGGCGCAAGACGGCGCGGAATGCCTCCACGGCGTCCGCGGCGATCGAGCGCGAGGGCCGGCCGCCGGTCGAGGCGATCCGCACCGCCGCGTTCCGCCAGTTCGCGGAGCGCGGCTACCCGGTCGTCACGGTGCGCGACATCATGAAGGCGTGTGGCCTGACCCAGGGCGCGCTGTACAACCACTTCCGCTCCAAGGACGAGCTGCTGCACGACATCATCGCCTCGACCCAGGCGGAGCTCGAGCGGGTCTGCCGGCAGGCGGTCGCGGAGGCCGGCGAGGATCCGCAGGCCAAGCTCGCGGCCTTCGTGCGCGCCTATGTCGTGCGCCACTGCCGGCTGCGGGTCGAGGCGCTGGTGGCCAACCGCGAGCTGGGTTGGCTCGATCCCAGCCGCGTCGCCGACATTCGCCGTTCGCGGCGCGCCATCCGCGATGTGCTGGTCGGCATTCTCGCGCAGGGCGTGGAGCGCGGCGTGTTCGCGCCGCCCAAGGTCGACGGGCGGGAGGATCTCAAGGCGGTCGCCATGGCGTTGCTCGACCAATGCACGCACGTCTCGATGTGGTACGGTCCGGGCGGCCGTCTGGCCGAGGAACAGATGGCGGCGCTCTACGCCGAGATGGCGTTGCGCTCGGTGGGAGCGAAGCGGCCGGCCGCCTGAGATAGGGAGACATCCGCATGTCCTTGCGCGCCGCGACCTTCGTCTTCGCGCTGTCGGTTGCGGCTTGCATGTCGTCGTCGGACGGTGCGCCGTCGCTCGCGCCGCCTGCCGATCGGCCGATGGCCGGGCCGGCCACCTCCGTGCCGGCGACCGGCTGGCATGCGATGCTGGTCGGTGGCGACGACAGCAGTCCTGCTTTCGACAACGCCGTGGATACGTTGCGGGAGCGGCTTGCGGCGCTCGGCGTGCGCACCATTCGGACCTTCACGGCCGACCGTACGGGAGGCGCCGGCCTTGCGACCTCCACCAATGTCCGCGACGGGCTGCGCAACGTCGGCGGCGACGCCTGTTTCGTCTACATCACCAGCCACGGCGAGGAGCGCGGCTTCGTCCTGCGCGCCGACCGACGGGTATTCGGTCCGTCCGTGCTTGACCGTGACTTGGAGCAGAGCTGCGGCAGCGTTCCCACCGTGCTGGTCGTCTCCGCCTGCCACAGCGGCGTCTTTATCAGTTCGGAGACACGCCGGCCCAACCGCATCATCCTGACGGCCGCCGCGGCCGACCGCACCAGCTTCGGCTGCGGCGCCGACGACGACTATACCTACTATGACCAGTGCTTCCTGCAGCAGATCGACACTGCCCGCACGTGGCGCCAGGTGGCGACTGGCACGAAGTCCTGTGTCGAGGTGCTGGAGCGGCGGCTGGGGGTGCGTCGGG is a genomic window containing:
- a CDS encoding TRAP transporter permease is translated as MADVAKAKVVFDDPHQAGPAEAETLRVRTLAGAWRWALVALTGVTIFLCINQQFGLRFFVGFTPLNTEYFYLLILCMLPFTFVIFPGNPKASVERIPWYDVALFAGTAAVSFYLMLNIRKAAELGWEFGEPPEPIIWSGYFMWMVLMEALRRTGGWSLLLSVLPFTVYPLFAGAEWLGPLKGNQSTLQQATAYHMLSTESLLGIPIQAFADVVIGFLVFGTALMMTGAGKFFINLAFALCGTFRGGAAKVCIFASGLLGMMSGSIVSNVLTAGTMTIPTMKRTGFRASYAGAIEACASTGAVLAPPVMGATAFVMAQFMGTTYAEVAIAAIIPALLYYAGLFMQVDAYAARHGLRGLERRELPSLRQTFREGWYFAFVVVVLIVMLLYFKRESHAPFYATALLLVLNQWEQPGRWRPVNTINLVVAVIATAVMTARSDDLAKVFALPAATPADALFDAWMNALLMPMLGGMLLLVVLNEAFGEKRWGLARYARFLEANGRTFVELVGILAGCGLLIGAFSLTGVIASLANDLLALAGGNALLLLAMCAITSLILGLGLTTTACYIFLAILVGPALEKLGMNKMAVHMFIFYWGMLSSITPPVAIASFAAAGIAGAPAMKTGWESMWVGCIIYFIPFFFVANPALVLQAAPGGPVPYLEAVYLVVTALIGTMFICGGIQGYQAGIGNLQTVGILEWPVRVLLIVGGLVLATPGGGFMPLGNAAMELLALAILVPTLAVALLLVRRVRAA
- a CDS encoding TAXI family TRAP transporter solute-binding subunit; the protein is MIRILALALVALSATIASAEAEDAKLPATLTFTAYDTGSSGFNIAVAVGKAFKQRHGSDLRVLPAGNDVARLAPVKAGRAQVAANGTGTYFAQEGVFEFGLRDWGPQRLRQLLHSNDCNGAALGVAKDTGVTELKGLRGKRVGMVVGSPALNQNALGMLAFGGLSAADVKLVEFASYGAMWKGVLNNEADAAFASTLSAQPREVDSSPRGLVWMRTPHGDKAGWARLRKVSPFISPHMVTCGSAGLSPQAPAEMAGFPYPIFMAYDRLPTDLAYAITRSMIADYDLYKDGAPGAAGLEVKRQKLDWVVPFHDGAIKALKEAGVWTAEVQKHNDALVARQDRLTKAWAEHLESNPPDDREAFRKAWLARRKQTLQQAGLDVVFE
- a CDS encoding TAXI family TRAP transporter solute-binding subunit, with translation MKLRQALTGAALCAFTNFAIPAFADMPKEMSWTAYDTGSSGFNIAVAIGQQFKQAHSSDVRILPSGNDTGRLSPVKANRAVISQMGIGTYFAQEGMFEFGSKSWGPQPARLIMAATACNGLSLAVAKDTGVKEVKDIKGKRVGIVVGSPALTQGVLALISFGGLTEKDVTLVQFSSNNAMWKGIINNEADVALSSTISGQAKEADSSPRGITWPAMPTEDKEGWARIHKRAPYFVAQKATCGAGGLSPDHPVTMASYAYPIFMTYADRPADTIHAITKTMIDTYDGYKAGAPGADGMALDLQNFTWVVPYHEGAIQAFKEKGVWSDAAQKHNDGLIARQKVMMDAWKAYRGSAPSDDKAFAGGWLKARAEALKKAGMDVVFE
- a CDS encoding cupin domain-containing protein; translated protein: MNAETGSAGTVPDSTYVAVAGLPWMPTRFPGIESKVLMENKATGMSTVLMRWAPGARLPLHEHVALEQSYVLQGSLIDHEGVCTAGNYVWRRPGSRHDAWTDEGCLVLAFFLKPNEFFDCTTTVPLAT
- a CDS encoding hydroxymethylglutaryl-CoA lyase; protein product: MADLPKRVTIDEEGPREGFQSEKKMIPVADKVRLIEALAETGLTHIACVSYVNPKRVPTMADAEEVAAAIHRKPGIHYSALYLNQQGLERALRGPLDVEGSVRITASETFSRKNIGKSVADSLVEQRLSLKTFKDRGMPVKWGVVLGAFGCNYEGELSTELILQRCQQILDEAELAGFKLTGVKLTDAMGWATPQSVERLIGAIRNRWPELEISLHLHDTRGTGLPSAYAGLRLGVTKFDASVAGLGGCPFAATKGAAGNICTEDFAYMCEEMGIETGLDVERLIEVAKLAEQIVGRPLPGHVMRGGTLKAAKQKAAQKAAA
- a CDS encoding tripartite tricarboxylate transporter permease, translating into MAMFDHLALGLQVAVSLQNLLYAFIGCMVGTLIGVLPGIGPTATIAMLLPITFHLPPVSALIMLAGIYYGAAYGGSTTSILVNLPGESSSVVTCIDGYQMARNGRAGAALSVSALGSFFAGTVGTVIVVLFAEPLTQMAQKFGPSDYCSLMALGLVAAVILASGSVMKAIAMVFLGLLVGLVGTDVNTGAQRFTFDIPELSDGIDFAPVAMGLFGIAEIVVNLERKLTRSGTIKVASLWPTREEIRRAIPAALRGTGLGSILGVLPGGGPTLAAFSSYTLEKKISKTPEIFGKGAVEGVAAPESANNAAAQTSFIPMLTLGIPSNAVMALMVGAMIIQGIQPGPEVMTKKPDLFWGMIVSMWIGNLMLVIINLPMIGMWVKLLTVPYRFLAPAILLFCSIGAYSLANSTFHVYQVAIFGIMGYIFSRLGCEGAPFLLGLVLGPQMEEYFRRAMLLSRGDASVFITRPISLGLLIATAILLLLMALPNIKRAREKAFQEEEG
- a CDS encoding tripartite tricarboxylate transporter TctB family protein; protein product: MSRFLSKDFLSGVMFIAFGLAAIFFGRHLAVGTPVRMGPGYVPNMLGYILMVLGLIIAGIAMLKGGEPVETPRLRPIAMVTIGVVVFGLLFERTGLLPALIALVLLASLGGSEFKLTEVIGNIVVLAILCILVFKVGLGMNVAIVNGIW
- a CDS encoding phosphotransferase, translated to MAVQEKHRFDVQALVRFMAARVAGFVEPLQVEQFKGGQSNPTYRLTDGGGRRYVLRRKPPGKLLPSAHAVDREFRVISALNRTNVPTPRAYALCEDDSVIGTAFYIMEYCDGRVLWDPLLPEVPKEGRLAIYRAKFETLAKLHAVDYVALGLADFGRPGSYVARQISRWGKQYKASETEKIESMDKLLDWLPAHLPAGDQTVLVHGDYRLDNMIFHAAEPRVLGIIDWEISTLGDPLAELSYLCMLWRTPRDWGGLDGHDLQALGLPTEREMVAYYCDLSRRVPPDPGLWEFYMAYNLFRVSCIRQGVYARSLDGTASNIRAADSGKLVRPAADLAWRLVCDMAGATP
- a CDS encoding TetR/AcrR family transcriptional regulator translates to MIRRKTARNASTASAAIEREGRPPVEAIRTAAFRQFAERGYPVVTVRDIMKACGLTQGALYNHFRSKDELLHDIIASTQAELERVCRQAVAEAGEDPQAKLAAFVRAYVVRHCRLRVEALVANRELGWLDPSRVADIRRSRRAIRDVLVGILAQGVERGVFAPPKVDGREDLKAVAMALLDQCTHVSMWYGPGGRLAEEQMAALYAEMALRSVGAKRPAA
- a CDS encoding C13 family peptidase — translated: MSLRAATFVFALSVAACMSSSDGAPSLAPPADRPMAGPATSVPATGWHAMLVGGDDSSPAFDNAVDTLRERLAALGVRTIRTFTADRTGGAGLATSTNVRDGLRNVGGDACFVYITSHGEERGFVLRADRRVFGPSVLDRDLEQSCGSVPTVLVVSACHSGVFISSETRRPNRIILTAAAADRTSFGCGADDDYTYYDQCFLQQIDTARTWRQVATGTKSCVEVLERRLGVRRESRPQAFFGAAVANLHLPGR